The Candidatus Eisenbacteria bacterium genome window below encodes:
- a CDS encoding putative inorganic carbon transporter subunit DabA — translation MLRQPISSDAGPTDDALARLIDQLAHLLPAQGPISIFIHHNTLHAFEHLGFEEAVEHAAEELQREPYLAEARYREKLASGRILAKDVTAVLDEHLGDRGAADVEGIGSRLELWQSIALHGIPPATGPELLWLLDETAALSRFRTDVPAPARAATAALRGADGASEERRSVRRLWSACIEAVRRAGELPARATATPVRHRDWLLSVEGFDIDDWIHPPLIRFLAGYLDQGLAHWVMPERNRGIHGCFLELYSTSLSAWCGSWARTLPRLVAEERRASRTPLESIAHSLAQFGVAADEHEDYLGAELLALRGWAGIVRQIEERPDRVPARDLTVTLCGYLAVRLLFERAALDEASRRLSFDGPLSDLRAWLHARRRPIPAPTAIDRAWPLFHVAQLCGLDASTVEQWTAGHVAALESELEELDDVRRRRILHQAFERTIRHRLYDALMQHEPRPPAVPPAFQAVFCIDEREESFRRHLEEAGPACETFGAAGFFNVAMYHQSVSDAHPRPLCPVAIRPTHYVAEVEPDSDRLLERSRRLQRRAAGFLGYNVDLGSRLPVHGAVLMTAFGWLALVPLVLRVVFPWLTSRWRRVHATTTAARTRLQLDREEEAPPLGKYSGFTVNEMAEIVRRVLDDIGIRDRLSPLVLVIGHGSISLNNPHESAHDCGACGGGRGGPNARAFAQMANDPRVRELLAAQGWPIPETTRFVGAQRNTCNNEVTFFDEDLITADRRPLFDRACEAIETARRREAHERCRRFDAVPGWYPPLAALAHVEGRAADLAQPRPEYGHATNAFCVIGRRARTRGLFLDRRAFLVSYDPALDSDGSTLARVMAAVVPVAAGISLEYYFSYVDPIGYGCGTKLPHNVTSLLGVMDGAQSDLRTGLPWQMVEIHEPTRLAIVVESTRDRLLKVVQENADIDRLVRHRWVWLASLDPESGALWEFRGRGFIPRKPEHALSMVVGDSAAWYQGKRGFLPPVAIVQETTSTPDGRPAPTATSA, via the coding sequence ATGCTCCGGCAGCCCATCTCTTCCGACGCTGGACCGACGGACGATGCGCTGGCGCGTCTGATCGACCAGCTCGCGCACCTGCTTCCGGCCCAAGGGCCGATCAGCATCTTCATCCATCACAACACGCTGCACGCGTTCGAGCACCTCGGCTTCGAAGAGGCGGTGGAGCACGCCGCCGAGGAGCTGCAGCGCGAGCCGTATCTCGCCGAAGCCCGGTATCGCGAAAAGCTCGCGTCGGGCCGCATCCTCGCCAAGGACGTGACGGCGGTGCTCGACGAACACCTCGGGGACCGCGGCGCCGCCGACGTGGAGGGTATTGGCTCCCGCCTGGAGCTGTGGCAATCCATCGCTCTTCACGGCATTCCTCCGGCGACGGGACCGGAGCTCCTGTGGCTCCTCGACGAGACGGCGGCCCTGTCCCGGTTTCGCACCGACGTGCCGGCGCCGGCGCGTGCCGCCACGGCCGCGCTGCGCGGTGCCGACGGTGCGAGCGAGGAGCGGCGCAGTGTGCGCCGTCTCTGGAGCGCCTGCATCGAGGCGGTCCGCCGCGCCGGCGAACTGCCGGCCCGGGCGACAGCCACGCCCGTGCGCCACCGCGACTGGCTCCTTTCCGTCGAGGGTTTCGACATCGATGACTGGATCCATCCCCCCCTCATCCGGTTCCTGGCCGGATACCTCGATCAGGGGCTCGCCCACTGGGTGATGCCCGAGCGGAACAGGGGCATCCACGGTTGCTTCCTGGAGCTCTATTCCACATCGCTCTCCGCCTGGTGTGGCTCCTGGGCGCGCACGCTCCCAAGGCTCGTCGCCGAGGAGCGCCGCGCCTCACGAACCCCGCTCGAATCGATTGCCCACTCTCTCGCCCAGTTCGGTGTGGCCGCGGACGAACATGAGGACTACCTCGGTGCCGAGCTGCTGGCGCTGCGAGGATGGGCGGGCATCGTGCGCCAGATCGAGGAGCGGCCGGATCGCGTTCCCGCACGAGATCTCACGGTGACGTTGTGCGGATATCTCGCGGTCCGCCTGCTGTTCGAGCGTGCCGCCCTGGACGAGGCGTCGCGGCGCCTCTCCTTCGACGGCCCGCTCTCGGATCTGCGCGCCTGGCTGCACGCGCGTCGTCGTCCGATCCCCGCGCCGACCGCCATCGACCGCGCGTGGCCGCTGTTTCACGTGGCGCAGCTCTGTGGGCTGGATGCATCGACCGTGGAGCAATGGACGGCCGGGCACGTCGCAGCGCTCGAATCCGAGCTGGAAGAGCTCGACGACGTTCGTCGGCGCCGGATTCTGCATCAGGCCTTCGAGAGGACGATCCGTCATCGTCTGTATGATGCCCTGATGCAGCACGAGCCACGCCCGCCGGCCGTTCCTCCGGCTTTCCAGGCGGTGTTCTGCATCGACGAGCGCGAGGAATCGTTCCGGCGGCATCTCGAGGAGGCCGGGCCGGCGTGCGAAACGTTCGGCGCGGCGGGATTCTTCAACGTTGCGATGTATCACCAGAGCGTGTCCGACGCGCACCCGCGGCCGCTCTGCCCTGTGGCCATCCGCCCCACCCACTATGTCGCCGAAGTGGAGCCGGACAGTGATCGACTCCTGGAACGCTCGCGCCGTCTTCAGCGACGGGCCGCCGGATTTCTCGGATACAACGTCGACCTGGGCAGTCGTCTGCCTGTTCACGGTGCCGTGCTGATGACCGCGTTCGGCTGGCTGGCGCTGGTACCGCTGGTCCTCCGCGTCGTGTTCCCGTGGCTCACGTCCCGATGGCGTCGGGTGCACGCGACGACGACCGCGGCGCGAACCCGCCTGCAGCTCGATCGCGAAGAGGAAGCGCCGCCGCTGGGGAAGTACTCCGGATTCACCGTAAACGAGATGGCGGAAATCGTGCGGCGCGTCCTCGACGACATCGGGATTCGCGATCGCCTCTCGCCGCTGGTGCTCGTCATCGGCCACGGATCGATCAGTCTGAACAACCCCCACGAGTCGGCGCACGACTGCGGGGCGTGTGGAGGTGGGCGCGGGGGGCCCAACGCCCGCGCCTTCGCCCAGATGGCCAACGACCCGCGCGTGCGCGAGCTGTTGGCGGCGCAAGGATGGCCCATTCCAGAGACCACCCGGTTCGTGGGGGCGCAGCGGAACACCTGCAACAATGAGGTCACCTTCTTCGACGAGGATCTGATCACCGCCGATCGAAGGCCGCTCTTCGATCGGGCTTGCGAGGCAATCGAGACGGCACGGCGGCGCGAGGCGCACGAACGGTGCCGCCGCTTCGATGCGGTGCCGGGCTGGTATCCGCCGCTCGCGGCCCTGGCCCACGTGGAGGGGCGCGCCGCAGACCTCGCGCAGCCGCGCCCTGAGTACGGCCACGCCACGAACGCATTCTGCGTCATCGGCCGCCGCGCGCGAACGCGCGGGCTGTTTCTCGACCGCCGCGCCTTTCTCGTGTCGTACGATCCGGCGCTCGACAGCGACGGCTCGACTCTCGCGCGGGTCATGGCCGCGGTCGTGCCGGTCGCGGCCGGCATCAGCCTCGAGTACTACTTCAGCTACGTCGATCCCATCGGCTACGGCTGCGGCACGAAGCTGCCGCACAACGTCACCTCGCTGCTGGGCGTGATGGACGGGGCGCAGAGCGATCTGCGCACCGGGCTGCCCTGGCAGATGGTCGAGATCCACGAACCCACGCGCCTGGCGATCGTCGTGGAGAGCACGCGGGATCGTCTCCTGAAGGTCGTCCAGGAGAACGCGGACATCGACCGGCTCGTCCGCCACCGCTGGGTCTGGCTCGCGTCTCTCGATCCGGAATCGGGCGCACTGTGGGAGTTCCGCGGTCGGGGCTTCATTCCTCGAAAGCCCGAACATGCCCTCTCCATGGTCGTAGGCGACTCTGCAGCGTGGTATCAGGGCAAGCGCGGGTTCCTCCCGCCCGTGGCGATCGTCCAAGAGACCACGTCGACCCCAGACGGGCGTCCTGCGCCAACCGCCACCTCCGCATGA
- the kdsB gene encoding 3-deoxy-manno-octulosonate cytidylyltransferase, which yields MTSVLAVIPARYAATRFPGKPLATLWGKPMLQHVFERARAASGIDALVIATDDERIADAARRFGAEIEMTGSGLTSGTDRVAEVARRRPSFGLVLNLQGDEPELDTEAVGRLTQVMRDDDSIQMGTLAHREDEASTLAADDVVKVVVDGSGFALYFSRADIARGSRGGPALRHVGVYGFRRDLLLAFSAWPASDLEKAERLEQLRALEHGVKIKVVTGSKAFAGVDTPEQLEALERRGPQG from the coding sequence ATGACCTCCGTGCTCGCCGTCATTCCCGCCCGCTACGCAGCCACGCGCTTTCCCGGCAAGCCGCTCGCGACGCTGTGGGGGAAGCCGATGCTCCAGCACGTCTTCGAGCGCGCCCGGGCGGCGAGCGGGATCGACGCCCTGGTGATCGCCACCGACGACGAGCGGATCGCCGACGCCGCGCGGCGCTTCGGCGCCGAAATCGAGATGACAGGATCGGGGCTGACCAGCGGCACCGATCGCGTGGCCGAAGTGGCGCGGCGCCGCCCGTCGTTCGGCCTGGTGCTGAACCTCCAGGGCGACGAGCCCGAGCTGGATACCGAAGCGGTCGGGCGGCTCACGCAGGTGATGCGGGACGACGATTCGATCCAGATGGGAACGCTCGCGCATCGTGAGGACGAGGCGTCCACGCTGGCCGCGGATGACGTGGTCAAGGTGGTGGTGGACGGGTCTGGATTCGCGCTCTACTTTAGCCGTGCAGACATCGCACGTGGATCGCGCGGAGGACCGGCGCTGCGGCACGTGGGCGTGTACGGCTTCCGCCGCGACCTGCTGCTCGCCTTTTCGGCATGGCCGGCGAGCGATCTGGAGAAGGCGGAGAGGCTCGAGCAGCTGCGCGCGCTCGAGCATGGCGTGAAGATCAAGGTGGTCACGGGCTCGAAGGCATTCGCGGGAGTCGATACGCCCGAACAGCTCGAGGCGCTGGAGAGACGCGGCCCGCAAGGATAG
- the kdsA gene encoding 3-deoxy-8-phosphooctulonate synthase has translation MKRFAIGGAEAGSPRLLIVAGPCVIESAELCVRVATHLKTLCAARGLPYVFKASYAKANRSSVRSFQGLPRHEALEILGRVRRELQISVLTDVHEEDEVTAAAQVADVLQIPAFLSRQTALLQAAARTGRAVNVKKGQFMAPDDMRQVVEKLTQAGGEKILLTERGTTFGYHDLVVDMRGLVVMRELGWPVLFDATHSLQRPGGEVSGGERRFAVPLMRAAVACGVDGLFFEAHPDPARAQSDAATQLPLAEVESFLDEALVVHERVRNLGHA, from the coding sequence ATGAAGCGCTTCGCGATCGGGGGAGCCGAGGCCGGCTCGCCGCGTCTCCTGATCGTGGCGGGGCCTTGCGTGATCGAAAGCGCCGAGCTGTGCGTGCGCGTCGCCACGCATCTGAAGACGCTGTGCGCGGCGCGCGGTCTGCCCTATGTCTTCAAGGCTTCGTACGCCAAGGCCAACCGCTCGAGCGTGCGCTCGTTCCAGGGTCTGCCGCGCCACGAAGCGCTCGAGATCCTCGGCCGCGTGCGGCGCGAATTACAGATTTCGGTGCTGACCGACGTGCACGAGGAGGACGAGGTCACGGCCGCGGCGCAGGTGGCCGACGTGCTCCAGATCCCGGCGTTTCTCTCGCGCCAAACCGCCCTGCTCCAGGCGGCGGCGCGCACCGGCCGCGCGGTCAACGTCAAGAAGGGTCAGTTCATGGCCCCCGACGACATGCGGCAGGTGGTCGAGAAGCTGACTCAGGCCGGGGGAGAGAAGATCCTGCTCACCGAGCGCGGCACGACGTTCGGCTATCACGATCTGGTCGTCGACATGCGCGGGCTCGTCGTCATGCGCGAGCTCGGGTGGCCCGTGCTGTTCGACGCCACGCACAGTCTGCAGCGTCCGGGCGGAGAAGTGAGCGGCGGCGAGCGGCGTTTCGCGGTGCCGCTGATGCGTGCGGCCGTGGCCTGTGGCGTGGACGGGCTCTTCTTCGAAGCCCATCCGGATCCGGCGCGCGCGCAGTCCGACGCGGCCACCCAGCTTCCATTGGCCGAGGTCGAGTCGTTCCTCGACGAAGCGCTGGTGGTTCACGAGCGGGTGCGGAACCTGGGTCATGCCTAG
- a CDS encoding HAD hydrolase family protein codes for MRDLIEQTPGVAAPDPQASPLRAAPIEGPVRILFMDLDGTLTNGVISYDTVGDARHFAIRDGLALQWAMQHGIRPVVISGRPSKAVELRMQDLGLEYYLDVQDKVAVADEVRRREKAEWRQCVMVGDDLPDVALMKQVGWAIAVADADPHVKKFAQSVTVARAGYGAIREVVEHLLKHNGVWQKVLARYEAT; via the coding sequence GTGCGCGACCTCATCGAGCAGACGCCCGGGGTCGCGGCGCCCGATCCGCAGGCATCGCCGCTGCGCGCGGCGCCGATCGAAGGGCCGGTGCGGATCCTGTTCATGGACCTCGACGGGACCCTCACCAACGGCGTGATCTCCTACGATACCGTGGGCGACGCGCGCCACTTCGCGATCCGCGACGGCTTGGCGCTCCAGTGGGCCATGCAGCACGGCATCCGTCCCGTGGTGATCTCCGGCCGGCCATCGAAGGCCGTGGAGTTGCGCATGCAGGACCTCGGCCTCGAGTACTATCTCGACGTCCAGGACAAGGTGGCGGTCGCCGACGAGGTGCGCCGCCGCGAGAAGGCCGAGTGGCGTCAGTGCGTGATGGTGGGCGACGATCTGCCCGACGTGGCGCTCATGAAGCAGGTCGGGTGGGCGATCGCCGTGGCCGACGCGGATCCACACGTGAAGAAGTTCGCGCAGAGCGTCACGGTCGCACGCGCCGGTTACGGCGCAATTCGCGAGGTAGTCGAGCATTTGCTCAAGCACAACGGCGTCTGGCAAAAGGTGCTGGCGCGCTACGAGGCCACATGA
- a CDS encoding KpsF/GutQ family sugar-phosphate isomerase — protein sequence MSRTTKRTGKTRRVTNGAGNGRAIPEREAEPLARAPKSSARRVRHAAAAPKSAAVDLVELARKVVRTEAAAVAALEARIGPEFLRAVDLLAGCRGKVIVSGVGKSGLLAHKLAATLTSTGTPAVFMHPVDALHGDSGLFMPGDVALFISKSGGSEELLALLQYLERHAIPLVSVIATPGSALGRRSSVTLVTGPLREACPMDLTPTTSVTAAQVMGDCLAVALLERRGFRAEDFRFLHPGGVIGGVASRRIEELMHEGSAMPKVPVTASLREVMLEIMDKRLGITTVVDARGTLRGVVSDGDFKRILVKHADPWKLKAQDVMSRKPSTIAREALVATAVRTMEDHRPGPITALVVIDDQRRPIGVLHLHDCLRAGSRVS from the coding sequence ATGAGCCGAACGACGAAGCGAACAGGCAAGACCCGCCGCGTGACCAACGGGGCGGGCAACGGACGGGCGATTCCCGAACGCGAAGCCGAGCCGTTGGCGCGTGCTCCGAAATCATCCGCTCGACGCGTCAGGCACGCCGCCGCAGCTCCGAAGAGCGCGGCCGTCGACCTCGTCGAGCTGGCCCGCAAAGTCGTGCGCACCGAGGCCGCGGCGGTCGCGGCCCTCGAAGCGCGCATCGGTCCCGAATTCCTGCGTGCCGTCGACCTCCTGGCCGGCTGCCGCGGGAAGGTCATCGTTTCGGGAGTGGGGAAGTCGGGCCTGCTGGCCCACAAGCTCGCAGCGACGCTCACCAGCACCGGCACGCCCGCCGTGTTCATGCACCCGGTGGATGCGCTCCACGGCGACTCTGGCTTGTTCATGCCCGGTGACGTGGCGCTGTTCATCTCGAAGAGCGGCGGCAGCGAGGAGCTGCTGGCCCTGCTCCAGTACCTCGAGCGCCACGCGATTCCACTGGTCAGCGTCATCGCCACGCCGGGTTCCGCGCTCGGCCGGAGGAGCAGTGTCACGCTGGTGACGGGTCCATTGCGTGAGGCGTGCCCGATGGATCTGACGCCGACCACGAGCGTCACCGCCGCGCAGGTGATGGGCGATTGCCTCGCCGTGGCGCTGCTCGAACGCCGCGGCTTCCGCGCCGAAGACTTCCGCTTCCTCCATCCCGGCGGCGTGATCGGCGGCGTGGCCTCGCGCCGGATCGAGGAGCTGATGCACGAGGGAAGCGCCATGCCGAAGGTGCCGGTCACGGCCTCGCTTCGCGAGGTCATGCTCGAGATCATGGACAAGCGCCTCGGCATCACCACGGTGGTGGATGCCCGGGGAACGCTGCGCGGCGTGGTTTCGGACGGCGACTTCAAGCGGATCCTCGTGAAGCACGCCGATCCCTGGAAGCTCAAGGCTCAGGACGTGATGAGCAGGAAGCCGTCGACCATCGCCCGCGAGGCTCTCGTCGCCACCGCCGTGCGCACGATGGAGGACCATCGGCCCGGCCCGATCACCGCTCTGGTGGTGATCGACGACCAGAGGCGGCCGATCGGGGTGCTGCACCTGCACGACTGTCTTCGCGCGGGTTCTCGAGTTTCGTAG
- a CDS encoding proton-conducting transporter membrane subunit, giving the protein MIEGWLWVGGLAALPTLVIGASALRLDVEHLRRLSVAAALTMLATALGIAVTPRLHEFTIRTWALSSAPGGESILRIDTLSAAFLPFAAALWLLTVAVTPRALLDRRGLRRTALATLVTLASFLTESAVVLLLLSAASVWTFLFALADPAHRYQRRVVAAYLGVSTVLLAIGVGLLVSPAAQNSAIETAGLWLIAIASLMRKGIVPFHAWVPEVFDHGRLGPAILFNGPQLGAYLTVVMIVPRASPELLRVIALLALGTAVYGAALALVQSSARRACGYLFMSQSALVMAGLDCTSIAALAGGLLVWLSAGLAFAGLARCVLVLEARRGRLDLTTYHGGYERMPLLAVSFLAMGLACTGFPGTLGFVGQELLVAGAVDAFPVMGFAVVVASALTGLAVLRMYFSLFCGRTEPLAHADLRLGLRPREAWTFVGLVITLVGLGVAPRPLVDSRLAASDHILQQRQQNTLATGRARLEK; this is encoded by the coding sequence ATGATCGAAGGCTGGCTGTGGGTGGGCGGTCTGGCGGCGCTGCCGACGCTGGTGATTGGCGCCTCGGCCCTTCGCCTCGATGTCGAGCACCTTCGTCGTCTGTCGGTCGCCGCAGCGCTCACGATGCTGGCGACGGCCCTCGGCATCGCGGTGACCCCACGCCTGCATGAGTTCACGATCCGCACATGGGCGCTCAGCTCGGCCCCTGGCGGGGAATCGATCCTTCGCATCGACACTCTGTCGGCGGCGTTCCTTCCGTTCGCGGCGGCTCTTTGGCTCCTGACGGTGGCGGTGACGCCGCGGGCCCTGCTCGATCGGCGCGGGTTGCGGCGAACCGCGCTCGCCACGCTCGTCACCCTGGCATCATTCCTGACCGAGAGCGCCGTGGTGCTGCTCCTGCTGTCGGCCGCATCGGTGTGGACGTTCCTGTTCGCGCTGGCGGACCCGGCGCATCGGTATCAGCGCCGCGTCGTCGCCGCATACCTCGGCGTGTCGACGGTGCTGCTGGCCATCGGGGTCGGCTTGCTGGTCAGCCCCGCGGCGCAAAACTCGGCAATCGAAACGGCCGGACTGTGGTTGATCGCGATTGCGTCGCTGATGCGGAAAGGAATCGTGCCGTTTCACGCGTGGGTTCCGGAGGTCTTCGATCACGGTCGCCTCGGGCCGGCGATCCTGTTCAACGGGCCGCAGCTGGGCGCGTACCTGACGGTGGTGATGATCGTGCCACGCGCGTCTCCGGAGCTGCTGCGCGTCATCGCGCTCCTTGCCCTTGGCACGGCCGTGTACGGCGCTGCTCTCGCCCTCGTCCAGAGCAGCGCACGGCGCGCGTGCGGCTACCTGTTCATGAGCCAGTCGGCGCTGGTGATGGCGGGACTCGACTGCACGAGCATCGCCGCGCTCGCAGGCGGGTTGCTGGTGTGGCTGTCGGCCGGCCTCGCGTTTGCCGGTCTTGCCCGGTGCGTCCTGGTTCTCGAAGCACGCCGTGGCCGCCTCGATCTGACGACTTACCACGGAGGATACGAGCGCATGCCGCTGCTGGCGGTCAGTTTTCTCGCGATGGGGCTGGCGTGCACCGGTTTTCCGGGGACGCTCGGCTTCGTCGGACAGGAGCTCCTCGTTGCCGGAGCGGTCGATGCGTTCCCGGTGATGGGATTCGCGGTCGTGGTGGCCTCGGCGCTGACCGGCCTCGCCGTGCTCCGAATGTACTTTTCACTCTTCTGCGGGCGAACGGAACCGCTGGCACACGCCGATCTGCGTCTCGGGCTGAGGCCCCGCGAAGCCTGGACGTTCGTGGGACTGGTGATCACGCTGGTTGGACTGGGTGTTGCGCCTCGCCCCCTCGTCGATTCCCGGCTCGCCGCCAGCGACCACATTTTGCAGCAGCGGCAGCAGAACACGCTGGCGACAGGCAGAGCGCGCCTCGAGAAGTGA
- a CDS encoding CTP synthase yields MAKIVVVTGGVVSSLGKGIASASLGLLLKSRGLRVTLQKLDPYLNIDPGTMSPFQHGEVFVTDDGAETDLDLGHYERFTAISVTRSHNVTAGQVYDAILSKERRGDYLGRTVQVIPHVTDEIKRRILSLGLTTQADVQIVEIGGTVGDIESLPFLEAVRQLKLEHRRDVLFVHVTLVPFIRAAREMKTKPTQHSVKELREIGIQPDVLLCRTEAPLSDDVREKIALFCNVPTEAVIAAVDVDSIYEVPSVFHGGELDALVVRELGLETGPPDLKAWNEYVNRVKNPTRHCVIGVVGKYTHVRDAYKSIIESFVHAGAANEARVELRWIEGEDIEKQDAAAYLSDVDGVLVPGGFGERGIEGKIAAARYARERGVPYFGLCLGMQVATIEFARNVAGWKEANSSEFDPQAPQKVIDLMDEQSGVTEKGGTMRLGSFRCQLKEGSLARRAYGKPEIEERHRHRYEFNNRFAAQLQSRGLVLSGKCVGRELVEIVELPDHPWFLSVQFHPELKSRPHDPHPLFVDFVRAALERRRARLGDDDYTAADREAEARAAREEAEEEPARERAGQAPRPA; encoded by the coding sequence ATGGCCAAGATCGTGGTGGTGACGGGTGGCGTGGTGTCGTCGCTCGGGAAGGGAATCGCGTCGGCGTCGCTGGGTCTCCTGCTCAAGTCCCGCGGCCTCCGGGTCACGCTGCAGAAGCTCGATCCCTATCTCAACATCGATCCCGGAACGATGAGCCCGTTCCAGCACGGAGAGGTGTTCGTCACCGACGACGGCGCCGAGACCGATCTCGATCTCGGGCACTACGAGCGGTTCACGGCGATCTCGGTGACCCGCAGCCACAACGTCACCGCCGGACAGGTCTACGACGCGATCCTCTCCAAGGAGCGGCGCGGTGATTATCTCGGCCGCACCGTGCAGGTGATCCCGCACGTGACCGACGAGATCAAGCGCCGCATCCTCTCGCTCGGCCTCACCACGCAGGCGGACGTGCAGATCGTCGAGATCGGCGGCACCGTGGGCGACATCGAGTCGCTGCCGTTCCTCGAGGCGGTGCGCCAGCTCAAGCTCGAGCATCGGCGCGACGTGCTCTTCGTGCACGTCACGCTGGTCCCGTTCATCCGCGCGGCGCGCGAGATGAAGACCAAGCCCACCCAGCACTCGGTCAAGGAGCTGCGTGAGATCGGCATCCAGCCCGACGTGCTGCTGTGCCGCACCGAGGCCCCTCTCTCGGACGATGTGCGCGAGAAGATCGCGCTCTTCTGCAACGTGCCGACCGAGGCGGTGATCGCGGCGGTCGACGTCGATTCGATCTACGAGGTGCCGAGCGTGTTCCACGGCGGCGAGCTCGACGCGCTGGTGGTGCGCGAGCTGGGGCTCGAGACGGGGCCACCCGACCTCAAGGCGTGGAACGAGTACGTGAACCGGGTGAAGAATCCCACCCGCCACTGTGTCATCGGCGTGGTCGGCAAGTACACGCACGTGCGTGACGCGTACAAGAGCATCATCGAGTCGTTCGTTCATGCCGGCGCCGCCAACGAGGCGCGCGTCGAGCTGCGCTGGATCGAAGGCGAGGACATCGAGAAGCAGGACGCCGCGGCGTACCTGAGCGACGTGGACGGGGTGCTGGTGCCGGGCGGGTTCGGCGAGCGCGGGATCGAGGGCAAGATCGCGGCGGCGCGCTACGCGCGCGAGCGGGGAGTGCCGTACTTCGGGCTGTGTCTGGGCATGCAGGTGGCCACCATCGAATTCGCACGCAACGTGGCGGGCTGGAAGGAAGCCAACTCGAGCGAGTTCGATCCGCAGGCGCCGCAGAAGGTCATCGACCTGATGGACGAGCAGAGCGGAGTGACCGAAAAGGGCGGCACCATGCGGCTCGGCTCCTTCCGCTGCCAATTGAAGGAGGGCAGCCTCGCACGCCGCGCCTACGGCAAGCCAGAGATCGAAGAGAGGCACCGGCATCGGTACGAGTTCAACAACCGCTTCGCGGCGCAGCTCCAGTCGCGCGGCCTGGTGCTGTCCGGCAAGTGCGTGGGCCGCGAGCTGGTCGAGATCGTGGAGCTGCCCGATCATCCGTGGTTCCTCTCGGTCCAGTTCCATCCCGAGCTGAAGTCTCGGCCGCACGATCCGCATCCGCTGTTCGTGGATTTCGTCCGTGCGGCGCTCGAGCGGCGCCGGGCACGGCTCGGGGACGACGACTACACCGCCGCCGACCGCGAAGCCGAGGCCCGGGCGGCGCGCGAGGAAGCCGAAGAAGAGCCGGCGCGTGAGCGCGCCGGCCAGGCGCCGCGCCCGGCATGA
- a CDS encoding proton-conducting transporter membrane subunit, translating to MISPLPLTGLVLIGVAAPALLLAALGLTTLVNRPLPERWTAMLSAGAMTLACAALLAAFAVHGVTGTGAKLLSYGAWSTSREGGIAIEFLVDRLSLAFAVLSTAITGVVSAFSNRYLHRESGYNRYFVLLAMFATGMLLIALAGNVAVLFIGWEFVGLSSALLVGFFHERPAPVANAFRVLAVYRMSDAAMLAAAVLLRHAAGTDSLALLFGRGADSASGLAGTTALSIAILLIVAVAAKSALLPFSSWLPRAMEGPTPSSAVYYGSLSIHAGCVLLLRAAPLLEQVPLARLLAGVLGAATAVYAGITTRVQSDVKSSLAYASLTQVGIIVVEIAIGWYTVAFVHLAGHACFRLLQFLSAPNVLHDLHGIESAVGEIRPSGGHLEASIPPRSRRRLFLIALERGFLDDFLDRVVVRPFTQLARRLTRLDELLVGAALPTRVARLRQRRGSR from the coding sequence ATGATCTCACCGCTTCCGCTCACAGGGTTGGTGCTCATCGGCGTCGCCGCGCCGGCGCTTCTGCTGGCGGCGCTCGGCCTCACGACGCTCGTCAACCGCCCCTTGCCGGAGCGGTGGACGGCGATGCTCTCCGCAGGCGCGATGACGCTGGCGTGCGCCGCACTGCTGGCGGCTTTCGCGGTGCACGGCGTGACCGGAACGGGCGCCAAGCTGTTGTCGTACGGCGCCTGGTCGACGTCGCGCGAAGGCGGCATCGCGATCGAGTTCTTGGTCGATCGGCTATCGCTCGCGTTCGCGGTGCTGTCGACCGCCATCACCGGCGTCGTGTCGGCGTTCTCGAACCGCTACCTGCATCGCGAGTCCGGCTACAACCGCTACTTCGTCCTGCTCGCCATGTTCGCCACCGGCATGTTGCTCATCGCGCTGGCCGGCAACGTCGCGGTCCTCTTCATCGGGTGGGAGTTCGTCGGCCTGAGCTCGGCGCTGCTGGTCGGGTTCTTCCACGAACGGCCCGCCCCGGTCGCCAACGCCTTTCGCGTGCTCGCGGTCTACCGGATGAGCGACGCGGCCATGCTGGCCGCCGCGGTGCTGCTGCGTCACGCTGCCGGCACCGACAGCCTCGCGCTCCTGTTCGGTCGCGGGGCCGACTCGGCGAGCGGGTTGGCGGGGACCACCGCGCTCAGCATCGCCATCCTTCTCATCGTTGCGGTGGCGGCCAAGAGCGCGCTGCTGCCATTCTCGAGTTGGCTCCCCCGCGCGATGGAGGGACCGACGCCGTCGAGCGCCGTCTACTACGGATCGCTCTCGATTCACGCCGGATGCGTCCTGTTGTTGCGCGCGGCCCCGCTGCTCGAGCAAGTCCCCCTCGCGCGGCTTCTGGCCGGCGTTCTCGGCGCCGCGACGGCGGTATACGCAGGCATTACGACGCGGGTGCAGAGCGATGTGAAGTCGTCGCTCGCGTATGCGTCCCTGACTCAGGTGGGCATCATCGTCGTCGAGATCGCGATCGGCTGGTACACCGTCGCGTTCGTCCATCTCGCCGGACATGCGTGCTTCCGCCTGCTGCAGTTCCTGAGCGCCCCGAACGTCCTGCACGATCTGCACGGCATCGAGAGCGCCGTCGGCGAAATCCGTCCATCCGGCGGCCACCTCGAAGCCTCGATACCGCCGCGCTCGCGTCGGCGCCTGTTCCTGATAGCGCTCGAGCGTGGATTCCTCGACGATTTCCTGGACCGTGTCGTGGTCCGGCCCTTCACGCAGCTCGCACGCCGGCTCACGCGCCTCGACGAGCTGCTGGTGGGTGCCGCGCTTCCCACCCGAGTGGCCCGTCTTCGCCAGCGGCGAGGATCGCGATGA